The Natrinema salifodinae genome includes a window with the following:
- a CDS encoding cupredoxin domain-containing protein has protein sequence MVEGPFADWEFGDGEEQAANGDAGTDAQADVRLLGDASAWQGVTPDDVSETENPTLTLDAGTEYVLVWENGDGLQHNFAIEAESGADLLATDLVGEEGATQSVTFTATDEMAEYYCQIHPSSMRGEIDVQ, from the coding sequence ATCGTCGAGGGGCCGTTCGCGGACTGGGAGTTCGGCGACGGGGAGGAGCAAGCGGCCAACGGCGACGCGGGGACCGACGCGCAGGCGGACGTCAGGCTCCTCGGCGACGCGTCGGCCTGGCAGGGCGTCACGCCGGACGACGTCTCGGAAACGGAGAACCCGACGCTGACGCTCGACGCGGGAACGGAGTACGTGCTGGTCTGGGAGAACGGCGACGGCCTCCAGCACAATTTCGCGATCGAAGCCGAGAGCGGTGCGGACCTGCTCGCGACGGACCTGGTCGGCGAGGAAGGGGCGACCCAGTCGGTTACCTTCACGGCGACGGACGAGATGGCCGAGTACTACTGCCAGATCCACCCGAGTTCGATGCGGGGAGAGATCGACGTGCAGTGA